Part of the Mangifera indica cultivar Alphonso chromosome 4, CATAS_Mindica_2.1, whole genome shotgun sequence genome, aaaatagaaaaaggtcaaataaaagtttgattgaGCAATGGCAGATCGAAACGCAAGTCCcacttttaatagaaaattgataGATAGATTCCGAGTAGTACTTTATGGAGTTTGAAATTCGATCTTCGTATAGATCCATCAGTGAACATGGACGGCCTACTTTATGGGCACGAAAATTCCGAACACGACAAGAGTCTATTTGATATGAATATCATCATGCAAATTGATGGATACGTGAATCTGATATTGAACAATCTATAAATAGAGGGTTGAAAACATTGCATTTTTGCATCAAATCATCAAGATATTTGATTGTTTTCTCGGTCGAAATTTGGAGGAAGGAAGAGAGGTACTGCATGAAGATAAAGAGCCTTTGTGTTGTAGCCAAGGATGACTTGCCTGCAGCCTCACCAGGACGAACACTAATGTCAACCACTGTATGTAATATTATGAAACGCAGAAGGTTTAGGCTGGATGAATCCTGAAGTGGGTGACAGGCAAGCGTCCTTGGCTAACGAGACAGGCTCTCATCTCTCATGCTGAACCTGCTCTTCTTTCAAATGCTGGATCTTGTTCATCCTTGTCTCAGATTTTCAGTGGATAAGCTTCTAAGAAGACGCAAGTTTAGAGGTACATGTAATGCATTTCTATATCTATCCAACCTTTTTACAATGCATTAAGACAGCTGCTTGACCAAGTAGATTTATATTTTGTGCATGTTCCGATTTCTCCTTTATCAATTGCAtactattaattattttttttgcctATGTTCTGCCTTATAGCCTATAGGTGAGCTCAATTTGCACACTCCACGCAGTACTACATAGAATTCTCCGCTCCAAAACAAGaaactattaaatttataattttaacccgattcaaAGGTGtgtataattcaattcaaattataaatttgaattaagttatttaaaaattatagtttagtttataaaatagtttgatacaggttaaaattttttaaacaattttttcagTTCAGATTATGATTTGAACGattttcaaaccgaatcaaattgtatttttataatatatatataaaactatatttgacaaaatatttcaataagtaattaggtgtacactttgttttttaatatttattttatcattttctgtaCATATATATGgtatatagatattttatatctattttatatgtgtatattatgttttagaaaactataatttagttaattttattaaacaatatatatgtaaatgattttaaaatattcaaactataatagTTGAATTGTGTATTATGTcgtatatcaaaaacttaatttatcatatcgtgtatcatattgtaagatatacattttaaaaattaaaataataaaatattataattgagacgtcatcattttgaaaaatatcataaacacctttagtatttcaaaaattttcatatacacccctaatgacttatcattttttttttttaaaagtgtatCATTTCATAGaagtaatatgtattgtattgtaggatacatattgtatcatatatacgtttatcatatcatattaattcaatacactttgttatacgtatcatttttcatctatatcgtattatatagtaggatacgatacatatcatgtattatagaatattgataaatatgattcaaattgtaatccaaatcaaaccaaatttttttagttgggtttggtttggtttaaaacattttaaaacaatttttttcaatttagtttgaaaaatctcttaAATCGTACTAAACTGGATTATACACACCCCTAATACGATTCATATATAGAATACAAGACAACTATGCCTAGGGATGGAATAGAGCCCAGCCAGCTCAGACAGTTTTTGGTATTAGGCTCAAACAAGTTTGAGTAcgactagggctggattcgagccgagccgagccagctcgagctcggcttggttcGAGCCCGatgagccgggctctgctcggctcgatcaagctcgagctggctcgggttggctcggtaatttttttttaattttttatacaaaacgatgtcgttttgattcatctatatatacaaaacgatgccgttttgatatgaaaaacgaacCAAGCCGAGCCATAAACAAGccaagccgaactcgagccggccataaaaaaaccgagccgagcccaagCTGGCTgtgagccaagctcggctcggctcgaatccagccctaagtACGACACATTATCTCGCTCATAATTCTTTTTCtgtaatattattgtttagAGTTGTTATTCtagatttaagtcaaactcagGCTACTTATCATTCAgacttaattcaatttgaacccAACCATTTACAACATTGAACAAAAGAGCCAAACCTATATTAGAATTCTTGAAGTATCCATGATCCTGAACAGAAAATCAGAACACCGGCTAACGCCTTGATCTCCTAGAAACGTTCTCTTTTGCACCACCTATTATCTACTCAAACATAAAATCTATAAAAGTCAGTTTCAGGGTTTACGTTTTTCTAGCTGATTTTATTTAAGACATTCAATCATACAGCTTAAATGCGCAGAATATGTTTCAGTTTCCCTGCCTGATCTTCAGATAACTAGTTATCTTTCGATAACTAGTTACCAAGCATGCAAGTTTCAAGTTCAAGAAAACCATACAACTAGTATTGAGGACTCTACTGCTATTGAATccaataataatcatattagcCAGTTGAGAAAGACATCTTAAGAGGGAAATCAGGCTAAGCCAGGCTGACTGGATATCCATGTTTAAGCAGAGACACCTTGTAGACAGCCCCAACTGTTATTTATTGATGAACATAAAAAAAACAGGTCTAATATCTAACTTATTCGGCCATACTGCGACATGGGAAAATTATTTCACAAGTAATTCACAAACCATATCATATATTGAGAGAAAATGTTGTTCATAcaccatataaaaaattattacgcATTAACAACATTGTTTACAGCCTTGTGTAAAGACAAGATATAGCCAAAAGAGTTCCTCATAAGACAATAAGATCACATGCCAGCAAGTGAAAAAGAAGACACAATACAAATACTAGACCAATCACAATATCTCATGCAGGCAACCCAAAGCTCTGCTGTTTCCAGTGTGGAGGATCCATCACCGCACATGGATCTGATTTCTCAAAATCAGCAACCTGAACAAAGGCCAGTGCACATAACCAAATGTCTTAATTGAAGGCacatcaaaaataaaagatatatatatatatatatatatatatatggaaaagGTTCACTTGCCTTTTCATGGCAAACCGGGCAATAGTGATATTTATGCCAGAGACAATCCATTGAAGGCAAAAGAAAGCAAAATCCAAGCATCATCGGCACCATGCATCCAACAACAGATGCCAGACTTGGCTTTGATCTGAGTTACACATAAATTAAGCAGTCAGGGGAAAGAAAAGACAGCAGAATCAATGCCTACTAGCTTAAAATTGAGATATTGAAACATTTTGACTTGTAATTGGCACTTCTTCCAAATTAATAATCCAAAGTTAAGAAGAATTCCCAAAATACTAAATAGAATAGCAAGTTGCCTCTTTCAAACAACTAAACGCATTCAGCTTTGGTGCCACAATCTACCAACTAATGAATCACTACAATGTAAATATACGTGCTACAAAAATGGGGTGTCAACACAGAAAGTCAAAACTGTATATAAATCAACAATTAACAAGAATATTCAATGTTAGATAACATGTAAATGCTTCAATTTGGCAAACTATGAATACTGTGTATATTTTGTGATCACATTCTATGGTGACTCTTTTTACTTTACATCTGACAAAagtgaattgaatttattataacatttttagaCGCACTATTCTAATATGAACGTGTGTCTCAAGTCGGATTTTTAAACCAGTCTTCTATCTACTTGGATTCTATTTGCTTGCtttaaattcttgaaaattttctctcataacTGATTTTGGTATCAGAGAAGGGGGGGATTCCATACAAAAAGTTCAAGTGTAGCTTTAAAACACTAAGCTGGAAACTTAGAAAGCTTTGATTTTACTGTAAAATCAAACCCACCATTCAATTAAGTGTGAAATTTCATTACGCCGCGTCAAAATTTTACTGTGCTCAACGAGACTTATAATTCATAGAACCAATTGAAGAAAAGCCATTAAACATTTTGGTATTCAGTGTAATTCAAAAATGACAGCTAAATAGGTCTGTTTTCGCTCTTTATAGATTATATCGAGGATGGAGCATCAAAGAACTCTgtggttaaaatataattagacaACTCTGTGGTCCTGttcttatattttcattaatcaaattaaaaaacaaaatctagaaaaaaaaacagagaatgAATTAAATTACCTGACACTGGTAACTCCAGTGTTACCACAAAAATTACAGTTAAAAGGAGCAGGGGTGTCCCGATATATCGTTTGTTGAATCGGAATTCCCTTGGGATTGCCGAAGACAGCGTTAGGCGGGATCAAGCCGGCTTGATACGGATTTTCGCCGACGTAGTAAGGGACCCCCATGACTGGTTCGTCgattttcttcatttctcaAACCCTAGGTCGTCTCAGAACTCCGCGAGCTATTAATAGAGAAAGATGACTTGGACGGGAGAGTCAACTTAACTCGGTTctatttaatagaaatttgcGCAGATTATTCCACAAGGTCACGCGGTCCAAATGACTAGAGACCTTCTAGAATTATTAAGGTTCCATATATTGGCAAGACCCAGACCAATCAAAGTGCA contains:
- the LOC123212930 gene encoding GSH-induced LITAF domain protein translates to MKKIDEPVMGVPYYVGENPYQAGLIPPNAVFGNPKGIPIQQTIYRDTPAPFNCNFCGNTGVTSVRSKPSLASVVGCMVPMMLGFCFLLPSMDCLWHKYHYCPVCHEKVADFEKSDPCAVMDPPHWKQQSFGLPA